From Erigeron canadensis isolate Cc75 chromosome 5, C_canadensis_v1, whole genome shotgun sequence:
tattttacgaTCGAGTTGGTTTTCAACCATagttttataatcaataaaagtttGTAAAGACTCAGATTTTTCCTTAATTAAATACAGGTGCATATAACGCGAATAATTGTCAATGaatgtaataaatgatgtatGACCAGTGATTGATGTGGAATAAGGGCCGCTAATGTCAGTGTgtattatttccaacaagttggaactcctagtggctcctttcttgTTTCCTTTAGCCATTTTGCCTTTAAGGCActtaatacatgtttcaaaatcactgaAATCGAGAGAAGGTAAGATTCCATCTTTCACGAGTCGTTTCATGCGATCTTGTGAGATGTGGCCAAGacgtttatgccacaacatAGAGGAATTCTCCAATttcttaggtgattttgtctttgttttagttatatcatcaacattaagagacaacaaagactgggaaaatttatgatctagttctaatttaTACAGTAATCCATCCAAAAAACCACGACCAAGCAATTCATTATTTAAAGTAATGGCAATCTTGCCGCTACCATGAATCATTACATAACCTTCAAGATCAAGTTTACCAATAGATACAAGATTCCGAGTAATTCTCGGTACATATAAGGTATCTACTAGTCTAATAGTCTTTCCGGTACTCATATGTAAAATTAAAGTTCCCATGGCTTCGACATCTAAGAGATCACcacttccaactctaagctttctttggccctttggtagcttctggattgtaaggaatccctgcattgagttggtcacatgaaccatagaaccaGAGTTACTCCACCATGTATTAATAGGTACATCAgtcataaaagaatcaaatattgcataaagtacgttacctttcttagctagccattCCTTGAATTTAGGGCAATTTTTCTAAGTGTGCCCATTTGCACGACAGAATTTACAATGAAGTTTGCCACTCAAGGGATTAGAGCTAGAAGCAACTGCACCAGGATTGGTCTTAGGGACTTTATTTGCATTCTTATTACCAGAATTACCAGATCTACCCTTCCTTTTCTTAGAATTAGCAGTGGTGGTAAGATGAACAGACTCAGGCTGTGCCAGTTTGAGGCATTCCTCCTCTTGCACACACATCGAAATTAGATCACTCGTTGACCACTTATCCTTCATAGCATTGTAATTCACTTTGAAGGTGTCAAAACGAGCAGGTAAGGATGTCATTATGAAGTGCACAAGAAAGTTATCCGACACTTCCATTTCAAGGCTCTTAAGCTTATTAGCCATGTCAGTCATCTTCATAATGTGTTCACGAACACCACTGCTACTATCATATTTCAGAGTAAGCATTTGCAGCATCAAATTACTTGCCAGCGCCTTCGATGATCCCTTGAAATGATCCTCTACAGATTTGAGGTATTCCTTCACCTTGTCAGAATCAGGAATTGCTCCTCGGATGCTGAGATGGATTGTATTCTTGACTAGCATAAGTGATAAGCGATTCGCCTTTTCCCATCTATTATAAGCCGCCTTCTGCTCCCTAGTGGATTGCTCGGTAATGGCAGCAGGTTCATCCTGGCGAATGGCAAGGTCGTAATCTAACATGCCTAGAGTCAGCATTAGTTGATCCTTCCAAGAAGCATAGTTCGCGTCAGTGAGTGGCTCAATGCCAAAGTTAGGTACTGACAGTGGAGATAAAGAGGATATGAATTTACGATACGAGTTAAAGAATGTTATTATAGTGACGTAGTTAGCTGTGTAAAGCGGACTAAGTGAGGTCTCTTAGAGTAATGTAACTAAATTAAGTATGCCTAATGTTCCTAAAGTTATGAGACTGTGACCATTATATTAATGACGCAAGCGATAAGTATGCTTATAGTAAACACCAAAACCATAAGCTAAAATTAGGCTCCACTTAGatgttacatcacctttggaCAGAACTAACTAATATCTAAGCGAAAAACATGAGCTTTAGGTTCGTGCAACACAacacttatcttttgacctttgggcacaaaattaagtatcgtgtatattatgcatgaaaAAGAGTTCCTTTTGCCACACATaacatattaaatcacctttgggcagaattaaTATGTTAAGTGTTTATTATGCAGAAGGGAAAGAAAAAGCAACacgagaatcatatttgacctttgggcacaaacgATGAAACCATGTATTAGTACGAAGCCCCCAAGcattacgggggtccgggggcagcgcccctggaagcggggtccaaggggcagagcccctggctgggggaAAAATTATTTCTGAAAAATTAGAGACAAATTTGACCATAAAATTATGGGGTTATTTTAAGGTCAAGGTTGTTATTTTAAGGCCGTATAATTTCAGATTTcgataaagactaaatcaaaagacGACTTAGGTTAACTCAAGatcaaattcaataaagactaaatcaaaatcgactaaaattaatgtcgaattcaatagagactaaatcaaaaaaggACAACTTAAGTTAACGTCGAATTGaataaagtctaaatcaaaaaaattaatatacggTCGAGTTCGACTAGCTTGAGGTCGAACTTAACTAGCTTGAGTCGAAGTTGACTAGCTCGTGGTTTAGCCAAGACTTATGATCGAAGTTTAGCCAGCTTGACGGTCGACTAGCACCACAATTTAGGTCGAAGTTCGACTAGTGCAAGATGAGGTCGAGGTTAAGCTAGGTCGAGGTCAAGGCAGGAGCTAGGTCGAGGTTAGGCTAGGTTGAGCTCGAGGTCGAGGTCGAGGTTGAGGTCGAGGTCCAATGTAAGGTCGAGCTCGAACAAGATGAttaaggtcgagcttgacttggATTAGttgaggtcgagcttgactatGTGAGCttaaggtcgagctcgagttgaaaaacatgatttaaACATCAAGACTAGGAGTAATTAGGATCAAACTCAAAGAAATTAGATGAGTTTTATCaagaacacgaagaacacaATTAAGattcttcaatttttttaagaataaacaaggctttttatgatcaaaattataaccaaaaccttattattgtttaaaaaaacacgtttttaattttataaaccattttcggttttaataataatacgaATCAAGAAAACATAGACCTTGGCTCTGATGCCAGATGTTGTAAAAATAATGATTcgcattaattaatataatataaacatgaTTAATAACACTAACCTGAAGATCCTGAGGAACCTGTTAGTTGATTCAGCATTCTTGCCATTGTAATCGGTTCCCAAATAGAGGTGATTATAGATTAGATGGGGAAGAAGATTAgagaaaaaacacacacaattaAGGGTGGCCGAAATTAATGATTGATTAGTCACTAATGacttaattatgttatatttatatatataacatttatacttAGCCCCCTTGGTGTTTTGTGTGATGTGTATTATAAGTCTCTTTAAttctaatcacctaatgggaaaccctatattatgtcattaatggtaaatacgcccatcgtatatttaccgacataaggatttcaattatttgtcaaTTATTATATCGGACTGATATATGATCGGTGAAAGTCACAACTACGTGAGTCCAACATCCAACCTCCATTATATACTCATGTACAACAAttattaaatgattacaaatttAGATGTATGAAAAATTCGATATAGTTCAGTTTATACCttaattaatatacttttaTTTAGTTAGATTTATCacttaaattaaaataacttattttataagttcaaatttatatctattttataatttaattctaaaaatcttaaaacatgtgttaaaaaaacaaataagttTTTCACTACTTATATAATACAAGTAGAACAACTTTTTcattataatttttcttttatcaagTATAACAAATTACGTTGTCTCTATatatttagtgttttttttttttaatggggcACGTGCCATTTTAGTTGAAACAATAATAGTGTATTATAGTGGAATTAGTTAGTTTTCATAACCATGTCCCAACATTGATAATTAAAACTTCCAAAATAATTGGATGAACTATAATTGCTATCAAATCGTACTTTATTTCGATAGAATCTTGCGAGTTTGAAACAAATGATACATATGTATGTGCATATTATTATTCCGCGATTGTTAACATCCAATAAATCTGACATAGAGAcgatttttttttccccacgTATCTCAACTGAAACTAGAACCTTGCATGCGTATTTGATCAATTTGTTAATTTTAAAGAAGTATATAAACCTGCTATTCTagagttttaataattaaaacagaACTACTAAGTactttttatttgataaaatgattaaaacaaaaaaataagcaTAGAAGCATACCAATTGATCCCTTAAACGATTCAGATTACTAAAAGACGTAAGGGATTCCATCAAATGGAGAAATTTTAACTATTAACCCAATGTATATAAAATGTGTAAATTTCGTATAATTCTAACCTCCAGAATCAATTTGGGTAaacttagtttaattttaatgcTTTCAAGTGAGTTGGTTTCGataaagtatatcaaatgagtTGTGTTTGTGTCAAGTAGGTTGACAGGTTGACATGTCAAATAGGTTggttttgggtcaacttggtcCAATGGGTTGGTATCATCTATTATGTTATTCGTGTTGACGGGTTGATATGACAACCCATGAACCCAACCTGATTCAAATTAGTGGGTTGGCGGGTTAACCGGTCGCCAACcaaaatctgtttttttttttcaaaatagttTTTGGGTGGGTTTTTTGGTATAATTGATTATTCTACTCTTTGCTTTATACTAAAGTATAGTCGTGTAGATAGGTATAGATGTTGAaactattatatttaaattggacaattatgttttctttttaccCGGTCATTTTTCAGAATTCAGATATTAAACTGGTTACAAGTTATATATGTGACAAGACTAATTTAGTCACATAAAGCTGTGTAGTGCTTTTTGAGAATGTATTAAAATTATGGTAGTTTCCTTCAAAAGCTTTTCCAAAGATAAAGTGTAGAAATCTTAAGAATGTCACATTCCTTATCCTACCAAACTTccaaaaaacaaacacttttttgcCTTTGGCTTATGTCACAAGACAAAATCATACATTAATATTGCTACACCACCTTTGCTTATACAACAAAGCACCCTAACTCCCTACCTCAACCATAACCAAGCaatcatatatatttcttttacacacacacatagagTGATGAATGAGTGGCACTTAAAAGCTCTTTATGCTTCTTAAGCAAGATTTTCTAAAGGGAAGGATAATGCCAAATAAGTAGCCATAATCAATCACCATCATCATTATATTATGTCTTTATCCATGTACTTAAGCTCACTCCTTAGCTTTCATTGTCAAGAAGAAGACACAAGTTTTAGCTTGTTAGTTTCATTTTATTCAATAAGATCGATCAATCGATAAAATGATAGAATCGGTTCCTTGTAAACTACTCATTGGAATCTCATTAGATCAAGAACAAAGCATGGAACTTCTGTCATCTGCAATCTGTAATCTGGCTCGTCCTAATGACACTGTCGTTGCATTGCATATTCTTGGTAAGTatatatgttaatgttaataCATTTGGATTAAACGTATGTCTTATGTAATTATTGATATCCTATAACGTTGGTATAAAACATTTGGCAGAAACGCGGAAGAAACATGAATCCAAAAGTGGTTCTTCAAAGTCAAACAATAGGTACCAAATGCGAATTCGAAAGGCTAAAGCATTTGTTATATCTGTCATGGGGGAATTTGCCAATGTTTGCCGTGCTAAACAGGTAAGTAAATTATATGTCTTTTTCGTATGTACATCTAAACATCACTAGTATGGTAAAGCTGATTATCTCGATCGGGCCCAGGTGAAGTTGGAGGCAAGGGTTGGGTTTAGCTCTAGTGTTGGAAAAGGACTTATTGATGAAGTCAAGAACATATCGTCTAAGTATCTTCTCATTGCAAGCAAAAGAAACAAACTACACAGGTAATAATGCTACTTGGCTATAGTTTGAGTCAGAGGTGATAGATGGCCAAGATGGGCCAAAGTCcctgaaattttaagttttgtCATATGAAATTCTAAAATTTTGCCTCCTTTTGGATTtttatttcatgatttttttaatttttgctcCTTGAATTTTTTCATGATACTGTCCCTGATTTAAGTAATGAGGCATACTTTCGTCTGTAACTTATattctaattttgtttttatgattaGGGtctttaaaacacaaaaatattgCCTTGATCATACACCGAAATCATGTTCACTAGTACTGATACAGAAATCTGATATGCCACAAGATTTTCATTCTACGACAATGAACGTAAAAGGTTAGTGTTTTCTGATAAATATCTCTAGATAAAAACTATTTTCTGATTTGCATTGACACCGACTTTGTTGGGTCATCAATCCATGTTTCACTAGAAATATTTAAATCTGTTTGTGTTCTACATGTCTAAAAGAAACTAAAATTCCGGATTTTTCAGACGAAAAGAGTGAGCAGTGTTCACCTAGAAATGTCTTGGATTTATCTGGAGAGTATCATAGCACAGAAGAAGACAGTTCTAGCTTTGAAGGGTCAACAATAACAGAGTCCTCTTCACCTTCATTGAGTGTTGACTTGAAAAGCCGTTCCTCTTTTAGAAGGCATATATCATCGTTGAAGCGCATTTCATCCTTTTTACTCTCTCCCTTTGAGCAAGATTCGAGTAAGCAGAATTTGAAGCTTTCTATTAaacagccaccaccaccaccattattgAAGTGTTTCACTTACCAAGAGCTCGCGAATGCGACAAATAATTTCCAACAAGGTATCAATTTCTACAAATCACACTTAATATTGAAATGAATAATGCTTTTGCATTGTGTGAAAGGAATCATGCTCACATGTACATCTACCTATATGCACAATGCATTAGCAGGATTCAAAGGGACAATAACATATACGTTGTATGTGCGGTATCATGTTCACATCTAGTATCACTTTTTTTGAAAGCAAATCCGGTTTCATATAATTGGGACCCACGAATATACAAACATGTAAACCgcataaaaaaattgatttctAGTTTGGGACTAGCattggcaaaatgggtgggtcgggcgggtttgggtaatgggtcaaaatgggtacaGGTCAGCCCAGGTCAACTCTggaaaatgggtcaaatgagtaTAATTCGGGTACTGCTCAACCCCCTACGTACATGTTTTAAGTTTGTTAACCACATTCTTGTAGATAATCATTTTGTATTTAAGAAACCAATAGCCAAAAAAATAAAGTGACCCTTAGGTTGTCTATGTCAAATAAGGATCATACGTTAACTGCATAAAATGCGAGATGTGGTGATTAAGTACCTTATTTTTCATTCAAATGACAATTTTTCTACAGATAACATCGTCGGGATAGGTGGCTATTCGGAGGTATACAAAGGTGATCTACTAAATGGACAATCCATTGCAGTCAAAAAGCTTGCCAGGGACAACAATGAtcgaacaaaagaaaaagagttCCTAATGGAGTTAGGCATTCTTGGACATGTTAAACATCCCAACACTGCTAGCTTAGTTGGATGCTGTGTCGAAAATGGACTATATCTCATCTTCAACTACTACCCAAATGGAACTCTCTCATCAGCATTACATGGTAGAACCCTAAGTTCAAGTTTCATTATCTTATGTTTTTGCTGCACTTAGAACTGAATTTGATCAAAGATGCTTATACCTTTTAGGAAAATCGGAAATCCGTCTAGAATGGCCTGAAAGATACAAAATTGCTCTTGGGATAGCTAAAGGGTTACATTATCTTCACACTTGTTGCAAACACAGAATTATACACCGTGATATTAAAGCATCAAACGTCCTACTAGGTCCAGACTTTGAACCACAGGTGAGGAAACCATTAGTATTATCAAATAcacttttaaaattaatttatatagtaTCATAATTTCATGATGTCTGTGCAGATTTCAGACTTTGGTCTGGCAAAATGGCTTCCCAGTAAATGGACACACCATGCTGTAATTCCTATTGAAGGGACTTTCGGATACTTAGCACCAGAATACTTTATGCATGGAATTGTGGATGAAAAAACAGATGTTTTTGCTTTCGGAGTTCTTCTTTTAGAAATCATAACCGGGCGTATGCCTGTCAATTCAGAGAGGCAGAACCTTGTACTGTGGGTAAGTAATTATATCATGATTTGGGCCATATTCAGATTAAAATTAAACagacatattaaaaaaaactgatTTAGCGTTACAAGTCATTAACTTAGTAACTTTATAGGCAAAACCACTTATTGACGCTGGAGACATTTGCGAACTAGTTGATCCTGATCTGAAAGGTGAATACGACTTCAATCAAATTTATAGATTAGTACTCACGTCTTCATATTGCGTACAACAATCTTCTGACTGGCGACCTTCCATGACTGAGGTACTTGCTTTTATGAACACATTCATTCAACTATTTCTTATCTtgtgctaaaaaaaaaaaaaaaaaaaaatcgttcTAACTACTGTTTTCCGCTTCTCATGATTGTGTTTTAAGGTGTTAGAAGTTCTACAATTGGGAGATGACTCAAATTTCGCAAAGAATTGGACCATACCAAAAGTTGCACAAGATGAGAATGAAATGGACGACTATTCAATGATTTTTGGCTATGATGTCCCATCTGATATAAGTTTAGATGACATttagttaaaaataattatCTGGGTTTGTAAGAATTTCTAATTTTGGACTTAGTAACTTCTATAAAATAATTAGGTGGCTATGAATTCTTTAATTCTTAATCTTCATTGTAAGTCTCCTTATTAACTTTAATAATGTTAtgcaaaaagttattttttggtTCTTTTATTCTTAGATcataatttgtaattttgaGCTTTTTTATGCCTAGTGAACCATCTATGGATCTATCTTCATGGTGGATTTTGTCTTCAAAATTTCATGATGGATCTTAACAGAGACTCGGCCTCAATGATTAAGATGAATTTCATGTTGAATTAATCATCATATATTCGTCTGTCAAGattcaaaaacaaatataaatataaccaATAATAAATCCAAACAATGCACTTGATAATCCACAAGAATAATGATATATTCTCGGTTCATGATAAATGATCTTGAAAACAAGATGATAACATGTGAAGTTATCAAGAAAATTGTTAGAGAAGAAAATATATCagagagaagaagaagataattGTTTATCAAATCCAGTCTATTCTTCAAATGAGCAGAAATACATTTTTATACCGGTTACTAACTGACTTAACCCTTCACTTGTCTATTTAGCCCCCTGATCTATTACAAACATTACACTTAGACACTTGTTATTACAAACATTACACTTAGACACTTGTTATTTGTTATGTAACAAAAATATGTGAGAAAAGATAAATGAGTGGAATCTACTCATAGAAAATCAATATCCTATagataaattagaggaatatcATTTCAAAGAAACGCTAACTTCAATCAGTTGAGGATCTATGCAACAGGGTCTCGAGGGTACTCTCgctttttaaaatttcaaagatGTATATTAGTATAACTtaaacatttattataaa
This genomic window contains:
- the LOC122601949 gene encoding probable receptor-like serine/threonine-protein kinase At5g57670, whose translation is MIESVPCKLLIGISLDQEQSMELLSSAICNLARPNDTVVALHILETRKKHESKSGSSKSNNRYQMRIRKAKAFVISVMGEFANVCRAKQVKLEARVGFSSSVGKGLIDEVKNISSKYLLIASKRNKLHRVFKTQKYCLDHTPKSCSLVLIQKSDMPQDFHSTTMNVKDEKSEQCSPRNVLDLSGEYHSTEEDSSSFEGSTITESSSPSLSVDLKSRSSFRRHISSLKRISSFLLSPFEQDSSKQNLKLSIKQPPPPPLLKCFTYQELANATNNFQQDNIVGIGGYSEVYKGDLLNGQSIAVKKLARDNNDRTKEKEFLMELGILGHVKHPNTASLVGCCVENGLYLIFNYYPNGTLSSALHGKSEIRLEWPERYKIALGIAKGLHYLHTCCKHRIIHRDIKASNVLLGPDFEPQISDFGLAKWLPSKWTHHAVIPIEGTFGYLAPEYFMHGIVDEKTDVFAFGVLLLEIITGRMPVNSERQNLVLWAKPLIDAGDICELVDPDLKGEYDFNQIYRLVLTSSYCVQQSSDWRPSMTEVLEVLQLGDDSNFAKNWTIPKVAQDENEMDDYSMIFGYDVPSDISLDDI